Genomic segment of Pochonia chlamydosporia 170 chromosome 1, whole genome shotgun sequence:
TCGAAAGGCGAGATGACTCTTCTGCTGACAAGTTATTgagagatgatgagactAGAGATTCCAAAAGGCTCAAAGTCGGCAATGAAAAAGAACCAACTGGTGTTGAAAGTGTCACAGATGCAATGGATTCCGCCACCGCAGAAGATCAGCCCGAGGATatggacgaggatgaaggcgaagacgaagatgacgacaCACGTTCGCTCTTCCGATCGGGAATGCCTGGAATCAAGTCCGTCTCAGACATGTTACACGTGGATTTGGATCACATTGCTTTGAAGGTATTTCCTACTGGACCATTATTCGAGACATCGGACCTGGTAGCTTGGGACTCTAAAAACATCACTGATTGGCCTGGTATCAAGGCGTCCATAGCAGAGCTGATTGCAGCAGTTGGGCCAGATGTAAGAGATCTGATATGTCTGGACATGTCACGAGAGCGGGATTAGCTTTGCTGTGCAGGAACCCCACCGGGGTAGCCACTTCGCAGAATTGATGGCTGGACCTGCAACCCTGAAAGTTGAATTTAGAAACAAAATtgaagcttcttctccatttTTGATGCAAATTGAAATGAAAAGTGAGAGATTGCACTGTATTAAAGCTCATGGCACGagggatgtggttgatgtaTTTGATGGGCCAGGAGTGCGAACCTTCAAGTTGTTCAATGTCCCCACCAAAGCCAGCCTATCTTATCAAATACCATCAAGGCATGCGACCCAAAGCTGGAGCTCCAAAAAACTTTCCACGAACACATGAACCTCACCAGCATTTcaagcaccaccagcacatcTCACCAATTGACAATACGCGCCTGGGAAAGCCGCCACCGCTACTCCTGagaggccatggccgctCAACAAACTCTCCTCTCACCCGCCGAACTCGCATACCTTCACACCTCACTCTCACTTACCCCACCAATCCGTCCCGATGGCCGTTCCTCGACACAATTCCGCCCATTGGCCGCAGAGACGGGTATCTTGCCCGGCACGAATGGCAGTGCCCGCGTCTGCTTTTCAGACGGAACAGAAGCCATTGTTGGTGTGAAGGCGGAAATTGAGAAGACGCCCGGAGTACGAGATGCCGACGATCAGGACGGAAAGCTGAGCGCCATTGCGAATGCGGCAGTTGATGATCCCAAGTCAGGCGCACGGGGGGATTGGCTAGAGATGACGATTGAGATACCCGGCCAgagagatgatgaggcgTCGACTGTGTTTTTGGCGGAGATGCTGAGAGAGGCGTTGCTTGCGGATGGGGAGTTTGCGAAGAAGTTGTGGATTAATAGGCGGTTTCACTGGAGGTTGTATCTTGATGTGAGTGTTCTATCTCTGTGTTTCTATGGTCAAGTGTGTGGGGTTATGGGTTGTGTGAGTCTAATTCTTTGGCTGCTTAGGTTCTACTGATATCGCCGCCTCTGTCATATCCGCTTCCTCTGCTATCGTTGACGTCTCACCTTGCACTTCTTGCGACACGGCTGCCACGGCTGAAGTCGGAGGGTGATGAGGATCCCATGTTCGACGATGACTGGGAAACATCGACCTACTTGTATCCTCGTGGGGAGGGCATCCCTGGCTCTCGACCTCCGGTTACGCTGCTGGTTATATGCGTAGGCGACAATGTCATCTTCGACCCTTCAAAGGAGGAGCTGGCAGTTGCAGAGACGGCATTGGCCGTGTCGATAGCAGAAGTCAGAAAGgggaaggaggagggaggaATGGATGTCGATTCAAAACGGGAATTAAGACTGTTATCCATGAGGACCGTCGACCCTCCGTCGAGATTAACACCACCTGGTGTTCCGAATTCGTTAAATGTTGCTACGAATGGAGCGGCGGCTGGTTCTGCTACGAAGCAGCAGAACGCGGAGAGACACCAGCCCGTGCAAGGTGTGTGGAAAGCGCCGTTGGGCGGGACCAGGTTCACCGTCATGAATAGCATTATAGAAACTGTCCTTGAGAAGGGTGGTGTTGCGGATGACGTTTTGGATGGGCTCGAGGGCGTTGATTTGGCATAGGCAATGGTTACTGGCTAGAGGAACAGGAAAAAGTTTTGGGCGACATGCATATACTACATTTGTGAAAGGGGTCAATTTATAGCGCTGCCTGAGGGCAGTCGAGGGCGTTAGGTCTACATTAGGAGTAAGTCGTAGAATAAGCACCTTGCATCACCAAATACCAAGccatttcttcttttgctcgGGCTTGTCGTCCGTCTCAGGCTTGGGAGACAACTCTCGTCCAAGCGCTACAgcttccagctcttcttCTGACTTTGTTTCATCCTTGCCAAACACCAAGCTAACCGGGTCCTTGGTCTCGATGCCATGCGCCTTCATGTAATATCTTCTCTTGGCGACATCATCCAGGTACTGCGTGCGGTGCTCTCTAGCTTTCGCGGCCTTGTCCTTCTCGTGCATGGCGATGACGTTCTTCCATGCAGCGAAGAAGTAAGTCGGGTTTTGCCAGAGGtcggacatggaaggagcGAGGTCCTTGAAGGGGGAATTGTATGCGTAGTTCATGAAGAAGGTGTAaatggccatggcgaaaAGGGCTCCCTACATGGACGTTAGTACTGCTATTTCCAGGATATCTGCTGAGTCCAGTGACTGAACATAATCAATGGGATAGCATCAAGGGGGGTGTGGAGTCGTACCATGGTAATAAAGGTATGTAACAGTCTACTGTGCCAAAACCAATGAGACCATGATCCTTCTGGCGCCATCATGCCTGGATAGTCCCTCTTGCCCTGGGCAGAAATCTCCGACGCAGTCAAATCAGGGCCATAGTGCTTCGGCAGGGTATTCCGCTTGAGGCGGGAACCGTGGGATGGAgggttgaacttggccgGCTTCTCGAGCACAATTGGCTTCTGGGGTTGGGAGTCGTTTGTCGATGATGCGTATCTGATGCGAACATTTTGCGAGAGTGGAATGCGGACGCCTCGCCACAGAGGGCCTTGGAGAGGCAACAAGAACCGCGGTATTATCGTTCTCGAAGCCATTGCGAGTTTGTACGTGGGATGTGGGTGTGTCCCTTTGCAATGCAATCCAGCTCAGATGTTGACGTTGTATGCTGTATTTGGACCAAAGATTCTTTGTTGACTGGATTGTTAGCCTTGGACCCTCAGGCAGGTGCAGGTCTTTTTGCCGAGCTTTGGCCGGGTCTGCTCCGGGGCAATGGGATGATAGCCTTGGGGAGCTTTCAACTGTAACCAGGTGGGATTGCCTGGGAATAAAGGCCAATGTTGAGCAGTTTTAGAAGCAATTACTCCGTATGAGTGGAGCAAAacgattcaatgttgcctgaGCACTCCCTTGTCAGCGGTTGCGCAAAATTACAACGCCCCAGTGCCCCGTTTCCAAAAAAGTTACTCACCAGACGTCCGACTTTACCCGGGGCAGCTGATGTGGCGGGTCCTGTGACTGCGTAATTGCAGCGCTCTGATTGGACTGCGCCTCAGGTAACTGTGGCTCAATCGTGTGGTCTTCGCAACAGGAGACCCATTGCCAGGTTTTTGAGTGCCTGGCTGATCAGAGTATGCATGCTGTCATAAGtaaacttttttttttcgttcGGCGCTCCTGGcctctctttctcttctccctctcccatCCTACACAACAACCCGTATCATTAAATCCCAAGTCGTCACAGACAACTCTCGGGATTCTTCTTCACGACCGTTCCTACGAATACCCTTGTTTTAATACATTTTTCATAACCCCCATAATTCAAAATGGCTGGCGGTAAGTTTTGCAAATTATGCTGTTTCCGAAGAACCGAGGCCTCGGGTTGGTCGGTCGAGCCGGTGTTTTTGCCATTGCGTCCACGCCAGACGAtgaatgaggatgaagacaGCGGGCGCCGAGATTTTGAACTTCAATTGAGTCAATTTCACGATCGGGCATGGTTTTACGGGCCAATGGCTGCTTGCGCAGTTCCCTTTACTCCTGCGCCATTTGCAACGTGTCGGAAAGCCGACACAGCACACGCCCGATGATGCGCTCGTTGCAGCAATGCTCGTGAGGATgggcagcttcatctttatTTATCCCGTCTCCGGCTCCGCATTTGGCGACACGGCTCTACTGATAGCCCTTAGATGCGTCCCTTTTTCGGGCAACACACCATACGACTTGGAAGGAACATGCGCTGATAGACATACTCTAGGTGACGCTAAGAAGGGTGCCAACCTCTTCAAGACTCGTTGTGCTCAGTGCCACACCGTCGAGAAGGACGGCGGTAACAAGATTGGTCCCGCTCTGCATGGCCTTTTCGGCCGCAAGACCGGTTCCGTAGAGGGCTACTCCTACACCGATGCCAACAAGCAGAAGGGCATCACCTGGGATGACGACACCCTCTTCGCTTACCTTGAGAACCCCAAGAAGTACATCCCCGGCACCAAGATGGCTTTCGGTGGtctcaagaaggagaaggacaggAAGGATCTGATTGCGTACGTATACCATGGCCCGTGTAAACTGGAAATTTTGAAACAAAGACTAACAATGCCGCCAGCTTCCTGAAGGACTCTACTGCTTAAGTGCCTTGCACGTGTAATGATAAGACTTGATAGACGGGGACGGTACGAGTGTATTATAGACAAAACTTTTAGAATAGCCGAGGCACTACCAGCAATGTGCCTGTTATTCAACTCCGCTTTTACGAGCGTTTATCTCTGGCCTTGAATTGACTCGGTGAATAGTATGTGTAGATGTGTTgttctgtttctttgttgCCTGTGAACACGGTCCCGCGTGCCAGTGCCACACACTTTTTTGCAACTAGGCATAATACGACGTGGCTTGCACTGTAATACAATATCTCATTGCCCGCTGTCTTGTTACAGCAGTCCTAAGAACGGCAGTTCAGTTGAAAACAAAGCCGTCACACATCTAGCCATGATGGTACTGATCATACACACATTCAAGTAGTCTATGCATTGCGTCGTAGTCAAAGTTAAACATGTTATCCAACCACCCTTCACAGAATCATATCCCTCCCTCTATAAGACTCTGGATCCCTCACACTGGACTTTGTATTCGCCAGCGCAAACTCCCAGTCCGCGTCAATCATTTCCTTGCTAGACGTCTCGTCCTGCATCCACCTCTCCAATGCACTCTCTGCCGCTTTTGCATGTAAACCACTTAAATCGGCGCCGCTAAAGTTCTTACAACGGTTATCTTGGGCTATGGATGCGAGACCCTCCATTGCAGTTGGGGAAGGGTTCTCATGTCGAGTTCTGTAGATGGCGCGAAGGATATCGACGCGCTCTGATGGGGTGGGAAGATCAATGAAGAGTTGGACGCCGAGACGGCCGGGACGGAGAATAGCCTCGTCGATCATTTCGGGGCGGTTCGTGGTGCCGATTACGTAGACGCCTGTTCGGTCCTGCGCGCCATCGAGTTCAGTGAGCAGTGCGTTGACTACACGTGCGCCGGAGTCGGTTGAGGAGTTTGCTCGAGGGGGCACGATGGAGTCGATTtcgtcgaagaagaggataCAGGGTGTTGAGGAGCGCGCACGCTGGAAGAGTTCTCGTACTGCCCGCTCAGACTCTCCCACGTACTTGTTTAGGAGTTCTGGCCCGTTGATTAGGATGAAGcttgctttggcttcgttggcgatggcttgGGCGACAAGGGTTTTGCCACAGCCTGGGGGACCCCAGAGAAGAATGCCGGCAGTTTGCTTGAGGCCGAATTCTTTGTACACTTCCGGGCGTTTGATGGGGCCGATGATAGACATGTGTAGTTGCTTGCGAGCCTTATCGAGCGCGCCGACTTGATCCCAGGTGACGTTGGGGATGACGGTGAAGCCTTCTTTGCGCAGGGAAGGGGTGAAATCTTTGATGGCGGATTTGAAATTTTCCATTGATACCGGTGCCAGGGGACGTATGCGAGGTCTCATGGCAGAAAAGAAGTCTCGGTTTCCGGAGAGGATGGCGGTTTTCATTTCTGACATGCGAACGTCGGTGGATTCAGCGTCTTCGCTGATACATTTGGCGGCTAGTTCTGTTGCCAATTTGGTAATGAGAACCAGTTCAGCTGCCACGAAGCCGTGTGTTATCCGCGCAATCTCATCCACGTCAACGTCTTCCGCAAGggtctttctttttgttacTGTTGCGAGAATGTCTCGTCTTGCTTCGTAATCTGGGATCTTGAGTTGTTTGGTTATTTCGAATAAGCCTGTTTTCAAAACTCCTTGGTCGACATCTGCAATTTTAGAGGTTGTAGCCATAGCGAGGACGtatccatcttctcctcgccGGTGTTTTAAacgctgcatttgctgcgTGAAGAGACGAACCGCCCTTGAGTGGTGTTCGTTGTGGTTGGACGAGCCAGGTTTGGACATGTACTGGTCGATTTCGCCGACAAATACGATGCTGGGTGCTTGGGCTATGGCTGCGTCAAAGGCTTCGGCCATGCTtctttccattctttcaGGGTCTTCGAGGCATCCGTTTAGTGACACTAGTGGAACACCGAGCATTGATGCCACATTCTTTACTAGTGATCGCTTTCCCATGCCACAAGGGCCTGACAAAAGAATACCGGTTGTTCTATCCCATCCGTTTTCCTCGTAGTAGGTGGCAAATCGTAATAGTCTGCAGCCGTGCTCTAAGAGATCGCCATATATCTCCCCAAGACCACCCAGCGGTACCTCTTCATCCACATGCTCGACCGTAAACCGGCTGGGTTTCTGGATTTTCTTGGTTTGCTGTTTCTCTTGTTTCTGTGCATTGGAAGGACCTTCGGAAATGTTGCCATTAACAACTGTTTCGACAGCACTAGTTTGACCAGGCGTATCCTCAGGCTCAGTTTGGATCCGCCGCTTTTTGGCGGGTGATGGCTCCATGGACTCAGTCTTGCTAGATGGtggttcttgctgccaaagTTTCGTCATCTGTCGATTTAAGAGAAATCTCTCGTCTTCCGGCTTGGTGGGCTCGGCCTCCTCAATCGCTGCTTCAGAATCGCTCGAGTCCTCAACTTCCTGTTTTCTGAATAAGAGCACGCGGTCTATGGCATCCTCCAGTGGCCTCTTCTTTTGTCTCCTAAGGCTGGAATTGGATCTTTGGATTGCATCGTACGCTGCTGTGACTGTTTTGAATGGACTACTGCCATTTGCTGTTTCCAG
This window contains:
- a CDS encoding 3' exoribonuclease family protein (Rrp42) (similar to Metarhizium acridum CQMa 102 XP_007809877.1) is translated as MAAQQTLLSPAELAYLHTSLSLTPPIRPDGRSSTQFRPLAAETGILPGTNGSARVCFSDGTEAIVGVKAEIEKTPGVRDADDQDGKLSAIANAAVDDPKSGARGDWLEMTIEIPGQRDDEASTVFLAEMLREALLADGEFAKKLWINRRFHWRLYLDVLLISPPLSYPLPLLSLTSHLALLATRLPRLKSEGDEDPMFDDDWETSTYLYPRGEGIPGSRPPVTLLVICVGDNVIFDPSKEELAVAETALAVSIAEVRKGKEEGGMDVDSKRELRLLSMRTVDPPSRLTPPGVPNSLNVATNGAAAGSATKQQNAERHQPVQGVWKAPLGGTRFTVMNSIIETVLEKGGVADDVLDGLEGVDLA
- a CDS encoding cytochrome c domain-containing protein (similar to Metarhizium robertsii ARSEF 23 XP_007818841.1); protein product: MLVRMGSFIFIYPVSGSAFGDTALLIALRCVPFSGNTPYDLEGTCADRHTLGDAKKGANLFKTRCAQCHTVEKDGGNKIGPALHGLFGRKTGSVEGYSYTDANKQKGITWDDDTLFAYLENPKKYIPGTKMAFGGLKKEKDRKDLIAFLKDSTA
- a CDS encoding ribosome biogenesis ATPase RIX7 (similar to Cordyceps militaris CM01 XP_006667668.1), with translation MPPGMVRPRVNLRSRIERDVYTVLKQLETANGSSPFKTVTAAYDAIQRSNSSLRRQKKRPLEDAIDRVLLFRKQEVEDSSDSEAAIEEAEPTKPEDERFLLNRQMTKLWQQEPPSSKTESMEPSPAKKRRIQTEPEDTPGQTSAVETVVNGNISEGPSNAQKQEKQQTKKIQKPSRFTVEHVDEEVPLGGLGEIYGDLLEHGCRLLRFATYYEENGWDRTTGILLSGPCGMGKRSLVKNVASMLGVPLVSLNGCLEDPERMERSMAEAFDAAIAQAPSIVFVGEIDQYMSKPGSSNHNEHHSRAVRLFTQQMQRLKHRRGEDGYVLAMATTSKIADVDQGVLKTGLFEITKQLKIPDYEARRDILATVTKRKTLAEDVDVDEIARITHGFVAAELVLITKLATELAAKCISEDAESTDVRMSEMKTAILSGNRDFFSAMRPRIRPLAPVSMENFKSAIKDFTPSLRKEGFTVIPNVTWDQVGALDKARKQLHMSIIGPIKRPEVYKEFGLKQTAGILLWGPPGCGKTLVAQAIANEAKASFILINGPELLNKYVGESERAVRELFQRARSSTPCILFFDEIDSIVPPRANSSTDSGARVVNALLTELDGAQDRTGVYVIGTTNRPEMIDEAILRPGRLGVQLFIDLPTPSERVDILRAIYRTRHENPSPTAMEGLASIAQDNRCKNFSGADLSGLHAKAAESALERWMQDETSSKEMIDADWEFALANTKSSVRDPESYRGRDMIL